The Plasmodium berghei ANKA genome assembly, chromosome: 12 genome contains a region encoding:
- a CDS encoding elongation factor 1-delta, putative has protein sequence MANTYDELYVPLSYYILHNDGNIDNSGTSQGAKKGNKKKEVGKSSLIIDIKPYGEDTNLDEVLKLVKEIEMEGLTWGKAHKKTPFAFGLFKLQVSCIIVDDLVNTDELIELIENVGLSDEDCKKKKELQEQMNEDEDVEDTIEGLVQSAEIISFNKL, from the exons atggcaAATACATATGACGAATTATATGTACCTTTaagttattatattttgcacAATGATGGAAATATAGATAATTCTGGAACTAGCCAAGGTGccaaaaaaggaaataaaaaaaaagaagttGGAAA GTCATCTCTAATTATTGATATAAAGCCTTATGGAGAAGATACAAACTTAGATGAAGTACTAAAACTTGTAAAAGAAATTGAGATGGAAGGATTAACTTGGGGAAAAGCCCATAAAAAAACTCCCTTTGCTTTTGGGCTTTTTAAATTACAA GTTTCTTGTATTATTGTTGACGATTTAGTTAACACAGACGAGCTTATTGAATTAATTGAAAATGTGGGATTAAGTGATGAGgattgcaaaaaaaaaaaagaattacAAGAACAAATGAATGAGGACGAAGATGTTGAAGACACAATTGAGGGGCTTGTTCAATCAGCCgaaattatatcatttaataaattataa
- a CDS encoding heat shock protein 90, putative: protein MSINSENEISNLEKENNEMSVKGNENDEGQGSADNNENDDKSEKIYFEKKHKELKEKLKMLKVNSNSMSNISMDNNDNNNDNEKCDSDKKEENSSTPKGEMTPERKEREKKYIELKKKLDLLKLKKKLEKLKRENELDNYEKQQKKDEYNHSRDSNSSDYTQQKKYKKKRRSNTNENSDDYYDKNKYDDNNRRRHEKYRKASTKSSYGSSSISNDKILSKKRRENSPNNNYFRKKDKPHRKRTRTQRRSCSHSNRKWIKDKRRSISSNSSGENKWRIRGISKNRKNGRKNYDNIKGYDNRRSYNKHKRPESRYYSSDSDIHKNKRNYISRENKKRDLYDDRNSNYKRGEMSNHKYLYNKKTGEKIEKKYDRVVLGHYADKESWNHYTNWLQKKNDYRFNLPFDQHKIYRRSQSLSPTTWENILKNSESKDSDQNEKKKDKKKKKKKKYSSETEHSENSKLDHSELSSYSEYSSKKEKKKKKKKKTTELAYSDYEEMDKKYKSKKSVEKYSNSIDEEYKKEKKHDKKKKKKKREREQSESKSKKYEKHKKDKNKKNKRKKKYDDSDEDIKKSNTTSATSLSFLCEGYDSLNEKLYKYDSSNSIEKHKDMKKKNIKNNKKEEEYKKHQESKQSEQFEKEEFKDKENENEATDDDTDSIGPKPLDINVKLANKQMDYGGAMMPGEGKAIAQFIQKGKRIPRRGEVGLSAEAIENFENIGYVMSGSRHKRMNAIRMRKENQVYSAEEQRALAMFNYEERANRENALITDLKEILRKQNETILNDETNDT from the coding sequence ATGTCAATAAATtcagaaaatgaaatatcaAATTTGGAAAAAGAGAATAACGAAATGTCAGTAAAAggtaatgaaaatgatgagGGTCAGGGAAGTGCTGATaacaatgaaaatgatgataaaagcgaaaaaatatattttgaaaaaaaacataaagaacttaaagaaaaattaaaaatgctAAAGGTAAATAGCAACAGTATGAGCAATATTAGTATGGATAATAAtgacaataataatgataatgaaaaatgtgACTCAGATAAAAAGGAAGAAAATTCATCCACACCAAAAGGGGAAATGACTCCAGAAAGAAAAGAgagggaaaaaaaatatatagaacttaaaaaaaaattagatcttttaaaattaaaaaaaaaattagaaaaattaaaaagggAAAACGAATTagataattatgaaaaacaacaaaaaaaagacgAATATAACCATAGTAGAGATAGTAATAGTAGTGATTATAcacaacaaaaaaaatacaaaaaaaaaagacggAGTAATacaaatgaaaatagtGATGACTATTatgacaaaaataaatatgatgataataatagaaGAAGGCATGAAAAATATCGAAAAGCATCGACGAAATCTTCATATGGTTCATCATCTATAagtaatgataaaattttaagtaaaaaaagaagagaAAACTCaccaaataataattattttaggAAAAAAGACAAACCCCATAGAAAAAGAACCCGTACTCAAAGAAGATCCTGTAGCCATAGCAACAGGAAATGGATAAAAGATAAACGAAGAAGCATATCCAGTAATAGCAGTGGAGAAAACAAATGGAGAATTCGGGGAATTAgcaaaaatagaaaaaatggaaggaaaaattatgataatatCAAAGGGTATGATAATCGCCGAAGTTATAATAAACACAAACGTCCCGAATCACGGTATTATAGTAGCGATAGTGATAttcacaaaaataaaagaaattatatttctagagaaaataaaaaacgtgatttatatgatgatagaaattcaaattataaaagaGGAGAAATGAGTAaccataaatatttatataataaaaaaactggagaaaaaattgaaaaaaaatatgatcgTGTTGTTCTGGGGCATTATGCAGATAAAGAGAGTTGGAATCATTATACTAATTGgctacaaaaaaaaaatgattacAGATTTAATTTGCCTTTTGATcaacataaaatatatagacgATCGCAGTCTCTATCTCCAACAACATgggaaaatattttgaaaaattccGAGAGTAAAGATAGCGatcaaaatgaaaaaaaaaaggacaaaaaaaaaaaaaaaaaaaaaaagtatagcTCCGAAACGGAACATTCAGAAAATTCCAAACTTGATCATTCCGAATTGAGCTCATATAGTGAATATTCTTctaaaaaggaaaaaaaaaaaaaaaaaaaaaaaaaaactaccGAATTGGCATACAGTGATTATGAAGAAAtggataaaaaatataaaagtaaaaaaagtgtagaaaaatatagcaATTCTATTGACGAAGAGtacaaaaaagaaaaaaaacacgataaaaaaaaaaaaaaaaaaaagagagaAAGAGAACAGAGTGAATCGaaaagcaaaaaatatgaGAAGCATAAAAAggacaaaaataaaaaaaataaacgtaaaaaaaagtatgaCGATTCAGatgaagatataaaaaaatcaaatacaACCTCAGCCACATCCTTGTCTTTTCTATGTGAAGGATATGACTCactaaatgaaaaattgtACAAGTACGATTCTTCTAATTCTATTGAAAAACATAAGgacatgaaaaaaaaaaatataaaaaataataaaaaagaagaagaaTATAAGAAACATCAAGAAAGTAAACAAAGTGAACAGTTTGAAAAAGAAGAGTTCaaagataaagaaaatgagaATGAAGCAACTGATGATGATACAGATAGTATAGGACCAAAGCCTCTCgatataaatgtaaaattaGCAAATAAACAAATGGATTATGGTGGAGCTATGATGCCAGGGGAAGGTAAAGCAATAGCACAGTTTATTCAAAAAGGTAAAAGAATACCAAGACGTGGTGAAGTTGGATTATCCGCTGAAGCTAtagaaaattttgaaaatattggATATGTTATGAGCGGATCAAGGCATAAACGAATGAATGCAATACGTATGAGAAAAGAAAATCAAGTTTATAGTGCCGAAGAGCAAAGAGCCTTAGCTATGTTTAATTATGAAGAAAGGGCAAATAGGGAAAATGCATTAATAACAGATTTAAAGGAAATTTtaagaaaacaaaatgaaactATATTAAATGACGAAACAAATGATACCTAA
- a CDS encoding inner membrane complex protein 1d, with product MLLQDINEYTINDEDSVEINTKNDFINQENEMHVSVIKPITKRVVHCEDTKINAFYKPVELVEEVNTYVKKGDEYLVKLYENIKKLYKNNNESKLKSDMGLMKYNAQYNINNSVKQDIKNYNVQFNLYKECNNDTPKIETLFIPKLEKNIEVVNCLKEHINVDYTYLVPKPVVIPVDVPILKFRDNYKIVPIRKKIIPRIKYTDEVIYVDCCIEKPYIVYDDIILPIPCDVPIEENKYIDNAPLISE from the exons ATGCTATTACAAGATATTAATGAATACACAAtt AACGACGAAGATTCCGTAGAAATAAACACAAAGAATGATTTTATTAACcaagaaaatgaaatgcACGTAAGTGTAATAAAGCCAATCACAAAAAGGGTCGTTCACTGTGAagatacaaaaataaatgcatTTTATAAGCCAGTGGAATTAGTTGAAGAGGTAAACACTTATGTTAAAAAGGGAGATGAATATCTTGTAAAGTTATATgaaaacattaaaaaattatataaaaacaataatgaAAGTAAATTAAAAAGCGATATGGGGTTGATGAAATATAATGCCCaatataacataaataatagtgTTAAacaagatataaaaaattacaatgttcaatttaatttatataaagaatGCAATAATGATACACCAAAAATAGAAACACTTTTTATACcaaaattagaaaaaaatattgaagtTGTTAATTGTTTAAAAGAACATATAAATGTTGATTATACTTATTTAGTTCCAAAACCTGTAGTTATACCAGTTGATGTTCCTATACTAAAATTTAGggataattataaaattgtacCAATAcggaaaaaaattattccaCGTATAAAATATACTGATGAAGTTATTTATGTAGATTGTTGTATTGAAAAACCTTATATAGTTTATGACGATATTATACTGCCAATACCATGTGATGTTCCaatagaagaaaataaatacattgATAATGCTCCTTTAATATCTGAATAG
- a CDS encoding Cg8 protein, putative, whose amino-acid sequence MQLYSNGKKQIFIRMNNNVRNVFKRYVASQPLGINIPEPPPREFLPNGEPKKYRLNQRYYDHKYDWERWSLRPAGVFHTYLHGEFAKDHKPYMAWLLQFPLPLAFIPYFLFAFGLSFTFHHVSYLGIKPKRFTVEWVEANKERERAENTNPVTRYLDRRRKERGPHWILEDYLPAHPCYLHMSQYHHDTELLRKREEEAAEKENSSDD is encoded by the coding sequence ATGCAATTGTATTCAAATgggaaaaaacaaatttttattcgTATGAACAACAATGTCCGTAATGTATTTAAAAGATATGTTGCGTCGCAACCTTTAGGAATAAATATTCCAGAACCCCCTCCAAGAGAATTCTTACCAAATGGTGAACCAAAGAAATATCGATTGAATCAAAGGTACTATGACCATAAATATGATTGGGAAAGATGGTCATTAAGACCAGCAGGTGTTTTCCATACTTATTTGCACGGTGAATTTGCAAAGGATCATAAGCCATATATGGCATGGTTATTACAATTTCCATTACCATTAGCTTTtattccatattttttatttgcttTTGGTTTATCCTTTACATTTCATCATGTATCATATCTTGGAATAAAACCAAAGAGATTTACAGTAGAATGGGTAGAAGCTAACAAAGAAAGGGAACGAGCTGAAAACACAAATCCGGTTACACGATACCTTGATAGAAGAAGAAAAGAAAGAGGCCCACATTGGATTCTTGAAGATTATTTACCTGCACACCCATGCTATTTGCATATGAGCCAATATCATCATGATACTGAACTCCTTCGAAAGAGAGAAGAAGAAGCAGCAGAAAAGGAAAACAGTAGTGATGATTAA